A stretch of DNA from Aliarcobacter thereius LMG 24486:
TCCATTATCAATAATAACTCTTGCTTGAGTTTTAAATCTAAATACCCAATCAAGATCTGTTAAATCTTCTAAAGAGTAAAAATATCTAATATTTGCACTTGGTTTTATATATTTTGAATCTCCACCAACTCCAGCATATTCGACAGAAAAGTTTGCTCTAAAACCACTTGTAGGAAAATAGTAGTCATTCGTATTATCAAAGTTTATATAAGGAGTTATAGAACTATTTGTATAATCTTGATCTTCATAAGGTAATCTTTCAGATGCTATAATCTTATCTTTTTCTCCTTGATTATATTTATATGATTCTTCAATAAAATCAAGGCTATAAGTAGCACCTAGATAAGTATTCCTAAAAATCTCTTTTCCGATACCCAAAGAGAAACCTTTACTTTTAAGTTCTTCATCATACATTCTTTTTCTAATCTCATAATCTCTTCTAAATGCTGTAATACTTCCATTATAATCACTATCATTAATAGCTGGGTTTGAAAGACTTAATTCATAAACATTTGATCTTTTTGATATATCAGCACTTAAAGCAAGTCTTAAACCACTTCCAAAAATATTTGAATCACTAATTGAACCATTAATCATAAATTTATCATATGAACCATATCCACCACCAAGCATTAAGCTTCCTGTTGGTGCTTCTTGTACTTTTACAAGTAAGTCCATCTTATCTTCACTAACTCTTTTTTCTTCTAAAATAACATTTTCAAAAAAACTAGTTCTTCTTAACCTATTTTTAGAATCATTAATATCTGTAAGGCTATATAAATCTTCAGGTGCTAAAAGAACATTTCTTCTAATAACTCTATCAAGAGTTCTACTGTTTCCAGAAATTTTTACATCATTTATATATACTTTTTTTCCTGGAATTGCATTAAATATTACATCAACTTTATGAGTTTGTTCATCTTTTTTTAGATCAAACATAACTTCAGCATAAGCATAACCTTTATTTGCAATTTGAGTTTTTATATACTCTTGATCTTTTCTTAGTTTAGCAATATTAAAAATATCATCTTTTTCTATTTTCAAATTTGCATGAAGTTTATCTATATCAACAATTGAAGCATCAGCAAATATTCTTATGTCATTTACAGTGTATGCTTCACCTTCACTTATAAAAAGGCTCATTTTAGCTTGATTTGACGCAAAATCTATACTCATATAAGGTTCTTTCACAACAGCATCAAGGAAGCCTTTTTCAAAATATAAGTCATTTACTCTTCTTGAATCATATTTTAATTGATCAATCTTTAATTCACCATTACTTCTTCCAAACCACCAAGAAAACCATTGTTGTTCTCTATTTGCTAAAACAGTATTAAAATGTTCTACATTTAAATTTTTAGCACCATAAAAGTTTTGTTCTTTTATGATTATTTCATCACCCTTATTAACATTTATAATAATACTAATTGAGTTATCATTTAAATTTTCAATATCAACTTCTACCACAGAGTTTATATATCCCTCTTGTTCTAAAATTTCAAGAAGAATTTTTTTTGCTTCTTTAATTTTTTTTGGGCTATACATTGAACCTTTGTTTAATTTAATAATCTTTTTTATTGCATCTTTCTCTTCAGTTCTCGTTTTATAACCTTTAATATCAACATTTGCAATAGATGGTTTTTCTTTGAATATGAATTTAATATTTCCATTTTCATGTTCTATATAAATATCTTCAAAGTAATCAAAACTAAAAAACTTTTTTAAAGCATCATTTAATTTATTTTCATCTAAAACTTCATCAACTTTAATATCAACCATCTCCGAAAGACTTTGTTCAGATATTCTGCTTGAACCTACATACTCGATAGCTTTTACCACTGTTGCATTAAGTGAAGATGCTATAAAAATAAATAAAATAATAAATTTCTTCAAAAAAATCCTTTAAAAAATAAAGCAATAATATATCCAAAAATAGTTTACATAAATCTAAAATAGGCTATACTTTCGCTCATTTTAAAAAGATTAAGGAATAATTTTGAATATTGGAATAGTTGGTTTAGGACTAATGGGTGGATCTTTCGCAAAAGCTGTAAAAAGATATGGAATTGCAAGTAAAGTATATGGTTTTACAAATAGTGGAAAAAATAAAAAAGAGATAGAAGAATTGGCTTTAGTTGATGAATTAGTTGATCTTCAAACTTTAAAAAAAGTTTGTGATATTATAATACTTTCTATTCCGGTTGATGCTATTATATCGATGTTTCCAGACTTTTTAGATATAGAAAGTGATAAAACAATTATTGATATGGGTTCAACAAAAGAGTATATTGTTAAAAATATTCCAGAAAAAATTAGAAAAAACTTTATAGCAGCTCACCCAATGACAGGAACAGAAAAATCTGGACCAAGAGCATCAATAGATAATTTATATGAAGGTAAAACAGTAGTTTTATGTGATTTAGAAGATAATGAAAATAAACATGTAAATAGAGCATTTAAGATTTTCCAAGAAATAGGTATGAGAATTGTTGTTATGGATAGTAAAGAGCATGATATTAATGCTTGTTATATATCGCATCTTCCTCATCTAATCTCGTTTTCATTGGCAAATACTGTTATGAGTTATCAAAATCCTAAAGAGATTATTGCTCTTGCAGCAGGTGGATTTAAAGATATGAGTAGAATTGCAAAATCAAGTCCAAGAATGTGGGGAGATATTTTTAAACAAAATAGAGAAAATATGCTTGAATCTATAAAATCATTTGAAGAACAGATGAGTAGAGCAAAAAAAATGATTGAAGATGAAAGATATGATGAACTTGAAGAGTGGATGAAAAAGGCAAATACTCTACATGAAATTTTATAAATAGTATAAGTTAATTTATACTATTTATTGCTTCAAAGACTTTAATTGCTTGAAAATGCTCTTTAACATCATGACATCTTATAATAGAAGCACCATTTCTAAGTGATTCAAGATGAATTGCCAATGTTCCGCTAAGTCTATTTTCAATAGAACTAGGGCTTATCATATTAATCATAGATTTTCTACTAGCACCAATTAAGAGTTCATAGCCAAAATGTTTAAAATGCTCTAGGTTTTTGAGTAAAAGTAGATTATGTTCTAAATTTTTTCCAAAACCAATACCTACATCTAATATTAAATCTTTTATTCCAAAATTTTCTGCTTTTTTAACTCTTTCTTCAAAAAAACTATCAATTTCTATAATTAAATCATCATATTTTGGATTGTTTTGCATATTTGTTGGATCATTTTGCATATGCATAATAACAGCTTTTGCATCATATTTTGCAATAATTTTACAAACTTCATCATTTTGTAAGCCTGTAATATCATTTACAATTTTAAATCCACAATTTAATACATAATCTATTGTTTTTGGTGAATAAGAATCTATTGAAAAATCTACTTTTTCATAAAGTTTATGTTTATAAATTAAATCAGCTGTATTTTTAACTCTTTTTAACTCTTCATCTTCTCCTGTGTAAATACTTCCAGGACGACTTGAAACAGCACCAATATCAATTATATTTGCACCATCATCTATTTGAGATAAAATTTTATCTAAAACTTCACTCTCTTTTGTTCTACTCTTATCAAAAAAAGAGTCACTGTTTAGGTTTAAAATACCCATTATTTTAGTTTCATAATTCTCTTTTTGTATAAACTTTTTTAGATTCTTTGCTAAATCTTTTAGCCCAAAAGGCTGTGCTAACTCTTTTTTACTTAAAATTTCAAGATGCTTACTTGAAGCAATTAATAAAGCATCTACATATTTCTCTTTTGCAACTACAACTCCTTCTGGAACTGCCAAATCAGCCCCAATAGATAATGCATCTTGCTTTAAAATATTTGCAGCACCAACATGTAGGTTTTTTATAAAAAGAGTATGTATTTTTGTCTTTTTAGACATAATTTTAACTCCACCAATATCACAATCTAAATTTTTTAAAAAATCATCGACTTTCTCTAAATTTAATTTATAGATATTCATTTTTGATCTTTTTCTAAAATAGATAGAAGTAAATGAGTTAGAACATTTATTGGTCTTGAATTTAATTCTAAAAGAGATATAGATTTATTAAAATTATCAAGTTCTTTTTTTCCTAAAGATACTTTATCTTCATTTGCTTTTAAAAGTATTTTAGATACAAGTTTTATAGCATCTTCTTTTGAAATTCTTTGATTTTCTTTAATAAAGTTATATAAAGTCTTTAAATCTAAATGTTTTATATTTAAATCTAAATTATTTTCTATATGAGTTGTTTTTAAATTTTTATATAGAAGTCTTGAGTGTATTGTAGGCAAAATTGAACTTTTTGACTCAACTAATAGAATAAAAACAATATTTAAAGGTGGCTCTTCAAGAACCTTTAATAAAGAGTTTTGTGCTTCTATTCTAAAAGTTGAACCACACAAAAAAATATATTTTGTTTCATTTGTAGCAATATAAGCCTCTTTTAGAGCATTTTGAGCATCTAAAATCTGGAATTCACTTTTCTCACTATTTTTTATAACTCTTGTATAGTGACTTGGATAGAATTTTAAAATTTCATCTAATGCTGTATCAATACTGTTTACAACTAATATAGATGATCTTTTTAAAGGATGCAAAACTTAATTCTCCACATTTATTTGAGCAAAAAGTGCAGCACTTAAAGTTTTATTATATAGCCTAAACATTTGTAAAAGCTTTATATCTAACTCATCATCATTTGATTTTAAATTTATTGCACCTTGTCTTTCTTCATCAAAAATCCATAAAAATGAGCTTTTTGTGATTTTTGCAAAAGTTGCTTTTGGATCTTGAGACTTACCAATATACCAAAAACAATAACCAGATGGAAAAGATATTTTTAACATATCTTTTATATTTTGGATATCATCTTCAGACCTTACACTATTTATGTTTTTAAAAAATGCTCTAAAATCATAAAAAGGAAGATAAGGTCTGTTATATTTTGCTAAATTAATATTAGATAAAACATAGTTTAAAAACCACTCTCTATCGTTATCTGTAACAATAAGAACAGAGTAGTTTTTATCTAAAATATTAGTTATATTCTTTGAAACCAAAGGAGTCCATTCAAACTTTTTTTCCTCTAACCAAGGAGATATAACTTTATCTTGTCTAATTAAATCAACAGTCCAATTTAAGAATTCTTGCACTTTTATTTATCCAAATTATAAGCATCATGAAGTGATCTTACAGCTAATTCTGCATATTTCTCATCTATAATCATAGATATTTTTATTTCACTTGTAGAGATTATTCTAATATTAATATTTTCGTTTGCTAAAGCTGTAAATGCTTTTGAAGCAACTCCTGTATTTGATTTCATACCAACACCAACAATTGAAACTTTACAAATTGCTTCATTATAATCAATATTTTTAGCTTCAGCTTTAAATTGTTCCATAACTTTTTTACAAATTTCTAATTCATTTGTTGGAACAGTAAAATCTAAATCAGTAGTTCCATCAAGTCCTCTTGTTTGAACTATCATATCAACATTTATATTTGCATCAGCAAGAGCTGTAAATATTTTACTTGCAACACCTGGTTTATCAATAACACCATACATTCCTACTCTAACTTGATTTCTATCTAAAGCTATTCCACTTACAATTGGTTTTTCCATTATTTCCTCTTCATTTGTTATTAATGTACCTTCAACTTCTGGAGTGAAGCTACTTCTTGATACTAGATTTACATTTAGTTTTTTTGCCATTTCTACTGATCTATTTTGTAAAACTTTTGCACCTAAACTTGCAAGTTCTAACATCTCATCATAAGATATTTTGTCAAGTTTTTTTGCTTTTGGCTCAATTCTTGGATCTGTTGTATAGATACCATCAACATCTGTATAAATTTCACAAACATCTGCTTTTATTGCACCTGCAATTGCCACAGCAGATAAATCACTTCCACCTCTACCTAAAGTAGTAACTCTTGAACCATCTTTTGTAACTCCTTGAAAACCAGCAACAATTATTATATTACCTTCATTTAAGGCATTTTTCATTTTTCTTGTATCAATATCTTCAATTTTTGCTTTAGTGTGAGAATCTGTTGTTAAGATTCCAGCTTCACGACCAGTCATAGAAGTTGTTTTATAACCTAAACTATTTAATGCAATAGAAAGTAGGGCTGAAGTAACTCTTTCACCAGAACTTAATAGCATATCAATTTCTCTTGGTTCTGGAGTTTTACTATAATATTCTGCATATTCTATTAATTTATTAGTCTCTCCACTCATAGCTGAAACAATAGCTATAACATCATGACCTTCATCTTTTATTTTTTTAATAATTTGAGCAACATTTGAAATTCTTTCCAATGTTCCAACACTTGTACCACCAAATTTTAATACCTTTAACATTTATCCTTTTCCTTTTTAAATATATCCCTCTTGTTTAAAATACTTTAACACCTGCTTATAAACAGTTCTTTTAAAAAATGTTATATGTTCATAAATATCTTTTATAGATACAAATTTATATTCACTAAACTCTGGAATATCAGTATTTATATCTATTTTTGCTCCTTGTTTTAATTTAACTAAATAATACTTTTGTTTTTGCCCATCATATGGATACATCTTTTTGGCAATAACAGGAGGAAATAAATAAGATACCCAATCTGGATATTCAGCAATTATTTCTACATCTTTTGTTCCTATTTCTTCTTCAAGTTCTCTAAATAGAGCTTCTTTTGAACTTTCACCATCGTCAATTCCACCTTGAGGAAATTGCCAAGCATTTGAAACATCTACTCTTGAAGCTATAAAAATCTCACATTTTTCTGGATATCTTGATGACAAAATAATTGCTGCTACATTTGGTCTTAAATTTTTTTTCTCTGTTTCATTCTCTTCTTTATTAGTCATAAATATATTTTTCCTTATAATTAGCTCGATATTTTATATAATATAGGATTAAAAATTGCTTTTATACATACATATACCTTTTTGTGATAGTAAATGTTTTTACTGTGCATTTAACTCTTACACAAATAAAAATAGCCAAAAGATAAATTATATGAAAGCCTTGGAAATAGGCTTAGAAGACAGTATTGATAGATATTTAAAAGATAAAAATATGAGATTAGAAACAGTATTTATAGGAGGAGGAACACCTTCAACAATAGATGCACATTTATATAAAAATATTTTTAAACTTTTAAAACCATATTTAGAAAAAGATTGTGAAATTACAACAGAAGCAAATCCAAATAGTGCAACAAAAGAGTGGCTAGAAACAATGTTTGATTTTGGAGTAAATAGAGTTAGCTTTGGTGTACAAAGCTTTAATGATAAAAAACTAAAATTTTTAGGAAGAAATCACAATAGACTTAATGCTATTAAGGCAATACAAAATGCAAAATGTATAGGTTTTAATAGTATTAATTGCGATATAATCTATGGTGTTCAAGATGATACATTTAAGAGTTTAAAAGAAGATTTTGATACAATAAAAAGTTTAGAAGTTGAACACATAAGTGCATATAGTTTAATTATCGAAGAAGATACAAAATTCTTTTTATATGAAAAAGAGTTAAGAAAAAGTAAAAAAAGTTTAAAAATAGATGATGAAGATCTTAGTTATGAACTTTTTAAATACTTAAATGATTTAGGTTATAAACAGTATGAAATAGCAAATTTTTCTTTAAAAGAAGAGTTTGAGTCAAAACATAATTATGGTTATTGGAGCCATAAAGAGTATTTGGGTCTTGGTGCTGGTGCTGTTGCTTTTATTGATGGTAAAAGAGAATATACAAATAAAAGTATAGAAAAATATATTGAAAATCCTTTATATAAAAGCTTTGAAAATCTTGAAAATGAAGATATAAAAGCAGAAAAAGTTTTATTGGGTTTTAGGTGTAAGTTTGGTGTTGATATGAGTTTATTTACAAAAACAGAATTAAATAAAATAGATGAACTAATAGAAGAAAACAGAGTTTGTATAGTAGATAATAGGGTTTATAATAATAATTTTCTATTAGCAGATGAAATATCTCTCTATATTTTAGATTAAAAGGTTAAAAATGACAATAAAGGATTGTGTAAGAAAATACACATCAGAATTAAAAGAAGTTACACATATTCCAGCTAAAGAAGTTGAGATATTGATTATGTATTTATTGGAAAAAAATGTTATTTGGCTACATCTTAACTATGATAAGCCATATACAAAAGAGAAAGAACTTCAAGAATTGATAAAAAAAAGAGCTAGTGGATATCCTTTAGAATATATTATAAAAAGAGCTAGTTTTTATGGTGAAAGTTTTATTGTTCAAGATGGTGTTCTAATTCCAAGACCAGAAACTGAGATATTAGTAGAAAATGCAAAAGAAATTATTGAAAAAGAGCTAGAAAATAGTGAAAAATATAAAGAAAAAACTTTAAAGATAGTAGAAATTGGTACAGGAAGTGGAATAATATCTACTATGTTGGCACTATTAATTGAAAATATTGAGATAGTAGCTGTTGATATTAATCCAAAAGCCTTGGAACTTGCACAAAAAAATGCAGATAAATTTTCTGTAAGCAATAAAATAGAGTTTATAAACAGTAATTTATTTACAAATATTAAAACAGAAGATGTGTTTATGGTAGTTTCAAATCCACCATATATAAAAGATTCATATAAATTACCTAAAAATGTAGAGTTTGAACCCAAAAATGCACTTTTTGGAGGTCTTATAGGAGATGAACTTATTAAAAATATTATAAAAGAGACAAATAAAAGAGATATTCCTTATTTACTTTGTGAAATGGGTTATGATCAAAAGCTTAGTCTAGAAGAGTATTTTAAAGAGTTTAATGTAGAATTTCATAGTTTTTATAAAGATTATGAGAAGTTTGATAGAGGGTTTACTCTAAAATTTAAAGAAAAAAAGGAGAATAAATGATGTTTAAAGAGTTTAATTTAGATAATTTAGAAAAATCAAGAGATTTATTGGAAGATATATTAAATAATAGTAGAGAAGAGATTAAAGAACTTTTAGAAATAGAGAATAAAACATATAAAAACTTTGTTGTACCATTTCAAGAAATAGGGGAGAATATTAATATATTTCTTACTCCTATATTTCATATTGATTCAGTAAAAAACTCTGAACTAACTTCAAAAGTATATGAAGAGTGCCTTCCTTTAATATCAAAATATGAAAGTGAGCTAAGCCAAAATGAAAATATTTATAGTGCTTTAAAAGATATACAGTCTAAGGAATATACATATTTAAATATTATACAAAATAAAGTGCTTGAAAATGAAATAAGAGACTTTGAATTATCAGGATGTCAGCTTGAAAAAGAGAATAAGAAAAGACTTGAAGAGATTGATTTGACTTTAGCAGAACTTTCTCATAAGTTTTCTCAAAACCTTTTAAAAGCTACAAATGATTTTGAATTAATAGTTGAAAACCTTGAAGATGTAAAAGAGATTCCCAAATCAGATTTAGAATTAGCAAAATTTGAAGTAAATGGAAAAGTGAAATATAGATTTACATTACAAATGCCTTCTTATTTAGCATATATGACTTATGGTACATCAAGAGAAAAAAGAGAAGAACTTTATAAAGCTTATACTACAAGAGCACCAGAAAACGGACTAATTATTGAACAAATACTTAAACTAAAAGATGAAAAAGTTAAGATTTTAGGTTTTGAAAATTATGCTTCTTTCTCTTTGGCTACAAAAATGGTAAAAACAGAACAAGAAGTTGTAAACTTTTTAGAAAAAATTGGAAACCTTGCTAAACCTAATGCAAAAAAAGAGCTTGAAGAGTTAAAAGAGCTTGCATTAAAAGATGGAATTAAAGATTTTAAATCAAGTGATATGAGTTATTATAGTCAGAAGCTTAAAAAAGCTCAATATGATATTGATGAAGAGTATTACAGACCATATTTTGAGCAAAATTCAGTATTAAAAGGTTTTTTTGATTTTATGGAAGCTATGTTTGAAGTTAAATTTACAAAGACAGATGCAAAAGCTTGGGATGATAAAGTACAGGTTTATGATTTAATTGAAAATGGAGTTATTAGTGCTAGAATTTTTATAGATTTAGAATCTAGAAAAGATAAAAGAGGTGGTGCTTGGATGAACAACTGGCATTCACACTATAAAACTAGTAAAGGTGAAATAAACCTTCCAACAGCTTATATAGTTTGTAATTTTCCACCATCTTCAGATGAAATTCCATCACTTCTTAGACATAGTGATGTTGTAACTCTATTTCATGAAATGGGACATGCACTACACCATTTATTAAGTAAAGTAGAAGAGGTAAATGTAAGTGGAATTTCTGGAGTTGCTTGGGATGTAGTAGAATTTCCATCACAATTTTTAGAATACTTTTCATATGATAAAGAGGTTTTAAAGCTTTTTGCAAAACATTATAAAACAAAAGAGACTTTAAGTGATGAAGCTATTGATAAACTAATAAAAGCAAGAAATTTTCAATCATCAATGGCGACTGTAAGACAAATAGAATTTGCTATGTTTGATTTTAAACTACATCAAAAGTTATACAAAAATGAAAATG
This window harbors:
- the bamA gene encoding outer membrane protein assembly factor BamA yields the protein MKKFIILFIFIASSLNATVVKAIEYVGSSRISEQSLSEMVDIKVDEVLDENKLNDALKKFFSFDYFEDIYIEHENGNIKFIFKEKPSIANVDIKGYKTRTEEKDAIKKIIKLNKGSMYSPKKIKEAKKILLEILEQEGYINSVVEVDIENLNDNSISIIINVNKGDEIIIKEQNFYGAKNLNVEHFNTVLANREQQWFSWWFGRSNGELKIDQLKYDSRRVNDLYFEKGFLDAVVKEPYMSIDFASNQAKMSLFISEGEAYTVNDIRIFADASIVDIDKLHANLKIEKDDIFNIAKLRKDQEYIKTQIANKGYAYAEVMFDLKKDEQTHKVDVIFNAIPGKKVYINDVKISGNSRTLDRVIRRNVLLAPEDLYSLTDINDSKNRLRRTSFFENVILEEKRVSEDKMDLLVKVQEAPTGSLMLGGGYGSYDKFMINGSISDSNIFGSGLRLALSADISKRSNVYELSLSNPAINDSDYNGSITAFRRDYEIRKRMYDEELKSKGFSLGIGKEIFRNTYLGATYSLDFIEESYKYNQGEKDKIIASERLPYEDQDYTNSSITPYINFDNTNDYYFPTSGFRANFSVEYAGVGGDSKYIKPSANIRYFYSLEDLTDLDWVFRFKTQARVIIDNGQINQGDSLYLGGPRTLRGYKSYAFPKNEDGIRQNPYKKMWSNSAEISFPLVPSAKMRWGAFIDYAMIGQNNFDDVTRAGTGILLEWISPMGPLQLIFAKPLMKEDGDETSSFEFSIGATF
- a CDS encoding prephenate dehydrogenase translates to MNIGIVGLGLMGGSFAKAVKRYGIASKVYGFTNSGKNKKEIEELALVDELVDLQTLKKVCDIIILSIPVDAIISMFPDFLDIESDKTIIDMGSTKEYIVKNIPEKIRKNFIAAHPMTGTEKSGPRASIDNLYEGKTVVLCDLEDNENKHVNRAFKIFQEIGMRIVVMDSKEHDINACYISHLPHLISFSLANTVMSYQNPKEIIALAAGGFKDMSRIAKSSPRMWGDIFKQNRENMLESIKSFEEQMSRAKKMIEDERYDELEEWMKKANTLHEIL
- the folP gene encoding dihydropteroate synthase — translated: MNIYKLNLEKVDDFLKNLDCDIGGVKIMSKKTKIHTLFIKNLHVGAANILKQDALSIGADLAVPEGVVVAKEKYVDALLIASSKHLEILSKKELAQPFGLKDLAKNLKKFIQKENYETKIMGILNLNSDSFFDKSRTKESEVLDKILSQIDDGANIIDIGAVSSRPGSIYTGEDEELKRVKNTADLIYKHKLYEKVDFSIDSYSPKTIDYVLNCGFKIVNDITGLQNDEVCKIIAKYDAKAVIMHMQNDPTNMQNNPKYDDLIIEIDSFFEERVKKAENFGIKDLILDVGIGFGKNLEHNLLLLKNLEHFKHFGYELLIGASRKSMINMISPSSIENRLSGTLAIHLESLRNGASIIRCHDVKEHFQAIKVFEAINSIN
- a CDS encoding DNA polymerase III subunit delta' produces the protein MHPLKRSSILVVNSIDTALDEILKFYPSHYTRVIKNSEKSEFQILDAQNALKEAYIATNETKYIFLCGSTFRIEAQNSLLKVLEEPPLNIVFILLVESKSSILPTIHSRLLYKNLKTTHIENNLDLNIKHLDLKTLYNFIKENQRISKEDAIKLVSKILLKANEDKVSLGKKELDNFNKSISLLELNSRPINVLTHLLLSILEKDQK
- a CDS encoding HobA family DNA replication regulator, which translates into the protein MQEFLNWTVDLIRQDKVISPWLEEKKFEWTPLVSKNITNILDKNYSVLIVTDNDREWFLNYVLSNINLAKYNRPYLPFYDFRAFFKNINSVRSEDDIQNIKDMLKISFPSGYCFWYIGKSQDPKATFAKITKSSFLWIFDEERQGAINLKSNDDELDIKLLQMFRLYNKTLSAALFAQINVEN
- a CDS encoding aspartate kinase, translated to MLKVLKFGGTSVGTLERISNVAQIIKKIKDEGHDVIAIVSAMSGETNKLIEYAEYYSKTPEPREIDMLLSSGERVTSALLSIALNSLGYKTTSMTGREAGILTTDSHTKAKIEDIDTRKMKNALNEGNIIIVAGFQGVTKDGSRVTTLGRGGSDLSAVAIAGAIKADVCEIYTDVDGIYTTDPRIEPKAKKLDKISYDEMLELASLGAKVLQNRSVEMAKKLNVNLVSRSSFTPEVEGTLITNEEEIMEKPIVSGIALDRNQVRVGMYGVIDKPGVASKIFTALADANINVDMIVQTRGLDGTTDLDFTVPTNELEICKKVMEQFKAEAKNIDYNEAICKVSIVGVGMKSNTGVASKAFTALANENINIRIISTSEIKISMIIDEKYAELAVRSLHDAYNLDK
- a CDS encoding RNA pyrophosphohydrolase; amino-acid sequence: MTNKEENETEKKNLRPNVAAIILSSRYPEKCEIFIASRVDVSNAWQFPQGGIDDGESSKEALFRELEEEIGTKDVEIIAEYPDWVSYLFPPVIAKKMYPYDGQKQKYYLVKLKQGAKIDINTDIPEFSEYKFVSIKDIYEHITFFKRTVYKQVLKYFKQEGYI
- the hemW gene encoding radical SAM family heme chaperone HemW, translated to MLLYIHIPFCDSKCFYCAFNSYTNKNSQKINYMKALEIGLEDSIDRYLKDKNMRLETVFIGGGTPSTIDAHLYKNIFKLLKPYLEKDCEITTEANPNSATKEWLETMFDFGVNRVSFGVQSFNDKKLKFLGRNHNRLNAIKAIQNAKCIGFNSINCDIIYGVQDDTFKSLKEDFDTIKSLEVEHISAYSLIIEEDTKFFLYEKELRKSKKSLKIDDEDLSYELFKYLNDLGYKQYEIANFSLKEEFESKHNYGYWSHKEYLGLGAGAVAFIDGKREYTNKSIEKYIENPLYKSFENLENEDIKAEKVLLGFRCKFGVDMSLFTKTELNKIDELIEENRVCIVDNRVYNNNFLLADEISLYILD
- the prmC gene encoding peptide chain release factor N(5)-glutamine methyltransferase encodes the protein MTIKDCVRKYTSELKEVTHIPAKEVEILIMYLLEKNVIWLHLNYDKPYTKEKELQELIKKRASGYPLEYIIKRASFYGESFIVQDGVLIPRPETEILVENAKEIIEKELENSEKYKEKTLKIVEIGTGSGIISTMLALLIENIEIVAVDINPKALELAQKNADKFSVSNKIEFINSNLFTNIKTEDVFMVVSNPPYIKDSYKLPKNVEFEPKNALFGGLIGDELIKNIIKETNKRDIPYLLCEMGYDQKLSLEEYFKEFNVEFHSFYKDYEKFDRGFTLKFKEKKENK
- a CDS encoding M3 family metallopeptidase; translated protein: MMFKEFNLDNLEKSRDLLEDILNNSREEIKELLEIENKTYKNFVVPFQEIGENINIFLTPIFHIDSVKNSELTSKVYEECLPLISKYESELSQNENIYSALKDIQSKEYTYLNIIQNKVLENEIRDFELSGCQLEKENKKRLEEIDLTLAELSHKFSQNLLKATNDFELIVENLEDVKEIPKSDLELAKFEVNGKVKYRFTLQMPSYLAYMTYGTSREKREELYKAYTTRAPENGLIIEQILKLKDEKVKILGFENYASFSLATKMVKTEQEVVNFLEKIGNLAKPNAKKELEELKELALKDGIKDFKSSDMSYYSQKLKKAQYDIDEEYYRPYFEQNSVLKGFFDFMEAMFEVKFTKTDAKAWDDKVQVYDLIENGVISARIFIDLESRKDKRGGAWMNNWHSHYKTSKGEINLPTAYIVCNFPPSSDEIPSLLRHSDVVTLFHEMGHALHHLLSKVEEVNVSGISGVAWDVVEFPSQFLEYFSYDKEVLKLFAKHYKTKETLSDEAIDKLIKARNFQSSMATVRQIEFAMFDFKLHQKLYKNENEVQNLLDSIRKDFSAMIPPIYNKFQNGFSHIFAGGYSAGYYSYKWAEVLSADAFHMFIESGNIFNKELGIKYKNEILSKGGSIDMDKLFYNFAQREAKVESLLKIDGIIS